In Thunnus albacares chromosome 10, fThuAlb1.1, whole genome shotgun sequence, a single window of DNA contains:
- the csf1ra gene encoding macrophage colony-stimulating factor 1 receptor: MQSCLTLLLGIVASAASVEWRRPVIKFNSKVVSSPEVVVKPGTSLDLRCEGNGPVNWQTRLAKHRRYVSKGNGNVRTLKVDRPSAEFTGTYKCVYTAGSQQRELSSSVHVYVKDPNRVFWTSSTSLQVVRKEGEVYLLPCLLTDPSATDLGLRMDNGTTVPPGMNFTVYRHRGILIHSLHPSFNADYVCTARVNGVERTSKAFSINVIQKLRFPPYVFLETDEYVRIVGEKLKIRCTTHNPNFNYNVTWKYTTKSKPTIEEKVRSSGENRLDIESILTISAVDLADTGNISCIGTNEAGVNSSTTYLLVVDKPYIRLLPQLSPKLAHQGLSVEVNEGEDLELSVLIEAYPHITEHRWHTPTSPNTSTQEHKFIRYNNRYHATLQLKRMNAQEQGQYTFYAKSDLANASITFQVQMYQRPIAVVRWENVTTLTCTSFGYPAPRIVWYQCFGIRPTCNENTTGMQMAIPLQAPTVEVQREEYGAVEVESVLTVGPSSRRMTVECVAFNLVGISSDTFAMEVSDKLFTSTLTGAAGILAILLVLLVFLFYKYKQKPRYEIRWKIIEARDGNNYTFIDPTQLPYNEKWEFPRDKLKLGKILGAGAFGKVVEATAYGLGKEDNVMRVAVKMLKASAHSDEREALMSELKILSHLGHHKNIVNLLGACTYGGPVLVITEYCILGDLLNFLRQKAETFVNFVMNMPDIMEKSNDYKNICNQKQFIRSDSGISSASSSSYLEMRPSQLPNMESTPDSVCEETGDWPLDIDDLLRFSFQVAQGLDFLAAKNCIHRDVAARNVLLTDHRIAKICDFGLARDIMNDSNYVVKGNARLPVKWMAPESIFDCVYTVQSDVWSYGILLWEIFSLGKSPYPSMAVDSRFYKMVKRGYQMSQPDFAPPEIYMIMKMCWNLEPTERPTFSKISQMIERLLGDQPEQEQLIYQNVQQQVTEGEVCDEPKCCDGPCDQSCDHEEEGQPLMKTNNYQFC, encoded by the exons tGGAATGGAGGCGTCCGGTGATCAAGTTCAACTCTAAGGTGGTGTCGAGTCCTGAGGTGGTGGTCAAACCTGGTACTTCTCTGGATCTGAGGTGTGAGGGTAATGGGCCTGTTAACTGGCAAACGAGGCTAGCCAAACACAGACGCTATGTGTCCAAGGGCAATGGGAATGTCCGCACCTTAAAGGTGGATCGTCCCTCTGCAGAATTCACTGGAACATACAAGTGTGTTTACACTGCTGGATCACAGCAGCGTGAGCTGAGCTCCTCAGTGCATGTGTACGTAAAAG ATCCAAATCGTGTGTTCTGGACCAGCAGCACGTCCCTGCAGGTAGTGAGAAAGGAGGGTGAGGTTTACCTGCTGCCCTGCCTTCTGACTGACCCATCAGCCACAGACCTGGGCCTCCGCATGGACAACGGCACCACCGTGCCACCAGGAATGAACTTCACTGTCTACCGGCACCGTGGTATTCTTATCCACAGCCTCCACCCCAGTTTCAACGCTGATTATGTCTGCACAGCCAGGGTCAACGGAGTGGAGAGGACCTCCAAGGCCTTTTCCATCAATGTCATTCAGA aGCTTCGTTTCCCTCCATATGTCTTCTTGGAGACAGATGAGTATGTGCGAATTGTTGGGGAAAAGCTCAAGATTCGCTGCACCACACACAATCCCAACTTCAACTACAATGTCACCTGGAAATACACCACCAAATCG aaaccaACTATAGAGGAGAAGGTTCGCTCCAGTGGAGAAAACCGGCTGGACATAGAGAGCATACTGACCATCTCTGCTGTGGACCTCGCAGACACGGGGAACATTTCTTGCATCGGCACTAATGAAGCAGGGGTGAACAGTTCAACCACATACCTGCTGGTTGTAG ACAAGCCCTACATCCGACTGCTGCCACAGCTGTCTCCAAAGCTGGCCCACCAGGGTCTTTCAGTTGAAGTGAATGAGGGAGAAGACCTGGAGCTCAGTGTGCTCATAGAGGCGTACCCTCACATTACAGAGCACCGATGGCACACCCCAACATCTCCCAATACGTCCACACAAGAACACAAGTTCATCCGATACAACAACAG GTACCATGCAACTCTGCAGCTGAAGAGAATGAATGCCCAGGAGCAGGGCCAGTACACCTTCTACGCCAAGAGTGACTTGGCAAATGCATCCATCACATTCCAAGTCCAAATGTATC AGAGGCCTATTGCTGTGGTGAGATGGGAAAACGTAACCACTCTAACTTGCACCTCATTTGGCTATCCTGCCCCCAGAATCGTCTGGTACCAGTGTTTTGGAATACGACCCAC GTGCAATGAAAACACCACAGGGATGCAGATGGCGATTCCTCTCCAGGCTCCAACGGTGGAGGTCCAGAGGGAGGAGTACGGGGCTGTAGAGGTGGAGAGCGTCCTAACCGTGGGGCCGTCCAGCCGGAGGATGACTGTCGAGTGTGTGGCCTTTAACCTCGTCGGCATCAGCAGCGACACATTTGCCATGGAGGTTTCTG ACAAACTCTTCACTTCCACTTTGACTGGAGCAGCAGGCATTCTGGCCATCCTCCTTGTGCTTttggtttttctgttttacaaatataaacag AAACCAAGGTATGAAATTCGTTGGAAGATCATTGAGGCGAGAGATGGAAACAACTATACCTTCATTGACCCCACTCAGCTGCCTTACAATGAGAAGTGGGAGTTCCCACGGGACAAGCTCAAGCTCG GGAAGATCTTGGGTGCTGGAGCTTTTGGGAAGGTCGTTGAGGCCACAGCCTACGGTCTGGGAAAGGAAGACAATGTGATGCGTGtggctgtgaaaatgttaaaag ccaGCGCCCATTCAGATGAGAGAGAAGCTCTGATGTCAGAACTGAAGATCCTGAGCCACCTAGGACACCACAAGAACATTGTCAATCTACTGGGAGCCTGCACCTACGGAG GACCCGTGCTTGTGATCACGGAGTACTGCATTCTCGGTGACCTCCTGAACTTCCTTCGCCAGAAGGCAGAGACGTTTGTGAACTTTGTTATGAATATGCCTGACATCATGGAGAAGTCGAATGACTACAAGAACATCTGCAATCAGAAACAGTTCATTAGAAG TGACAGCGGGATCTCTAGTGCATCCTCCAGCAGCTACTTAGAGATGAGACCCAGCCAGCTGCCAAACATGGAATCAACTCCAG ACTCTGTGTGTGAGGAGACTGGTGACTGGCCGCTGGACATTGACGATTTGCTGAGGTTTTCCTTTCAAGTGGCTCAAGGACTTGACTTTCTGGCTGCCAAAAAC TGTATTCACAGAGACGTGGCTGCTAGGAACGTCCTCTTGACCGACCACCGAATTGCCAAGATTTGTGACTTTGGTTTGGCACGTGACATCATGAATGACTCGAACTACGTGGTAAAGGGCAAT GCACGTCTGCCAGTGAAGTGGATGGCCCCAGAGAGTATTTTTGACTGTGTGTACACCGTCCAGAGTGACGTCTGGTCATATGGCATCCTCCTGTGGGAGATATTCTCTCTAG GTAAGAGCCCTTACCCCAGTATGGCTGTGGACTCAAGGTTCTACAAGATGGTGAAACGTGGCTACCAAATGTCTCAACCAGACTTTGCTCCACCTGAGAT CTACATGATCATGAAGATGTGCTGGAATCTGGAGCCTACAGAACGTCCAACTTTCAGCAAGATCAGTCAGATGATAGAAAGATTACTTGGGGACCAACCTGAGCAGGAGCAG CTAATTTACCAGAATGTGCAGCAGCAGGTCACAGAGGGTGAAGTGTGTGATGAGCCCAAGTGCTGCGACGGCCCCTGTGACCAGTCTTGTGACCACGAGGAAGAGGGGCAGCCTCTGATGAAGACCAACAACTACCAGTTTTGTTGA